In the Theobroma cacao cultivar B97-61/B2 chromosome 1, Criollo_cocoa_genome_V2, whole genome shotgun sequence genome, one interval contains:
- the LOC18613556 gene encoding phytochrome A-associated F-box protein — protein MTETPFSKLPDDVVLNIFSKLEDDPRSWACLASVCAKFSSLIRNTCWKQKCSKTIPAVCADLLASSSAPAGGWASLHKLSVCCPGLTHAGVLLENSDFGLERELGPDENYDKPANSQALTPSTDPCSSRTEGNPNPNPEVDVPESDCPWSLFDDLYYDTVYNASDSTDGYPEETIDNGAIKIGREFSSCKRRKFSRSLRSHLASGVWNLSREQGNKLLASRFRGDCLYICDWPGCVHAEEKRNYMLFRGIFKNFKKSRVWRTINDGNRGKINLNCAFCSCKETWDLHSAFCLRRVFGYHDDGEPVVRAFVCENGHVSGAWTDLPLYT, from the coding sequence ATGACAGAGACGCCGTTCTCGAAACTCCCCGACGACGTCGTTCTAAACATCTTCTCGAAGCTCGAAGACGACCCCAGAAGCTGGGCTTGTCTTGCTTCGGTCTGCGCCAAGTTCTCCTCTCTAATTCGCAACACCTGCTGGAAACAAAAATGCTCCAAGACCATCCCCGCCGTTTGCGCCGATCTCCTCGCCTCATCGTCCGCTCCAGCCGGCGGCTGGGCCTCCCTCCACAAGCTGTCAGTCTGCTGCCCAGGCCTCACCCACGCCGGCGTCCTTCTAGAGAACTCCGATTTCGGCCTCGAACGCGAGCTTGGCCCGGATGAGAATTATGACAAGCCAGCAAATTCCCAAGCCTTAACGCCGTCCACCGACCCCTGTTCCAGCAGAACGGAAGGGAATCCGAATCCAAACCCGGAAGTAGACGTTCCGGAGTCCGATTGTCCCTGGTCACTTTTTGATGATCTATATTACGACACCGTTTATAACGCGTCCGATTCGACCGACGGTTACCCTGAAGAAACAATAGATAATGGAGCAATTAAAATTGGGCGTGAATTTTCCTCTTGTAAAAGAAGGAAATTTTCTAGATCGCTGAGGTCGCATTTAGCATCCGGTGTTTGGAATTTAAGCCGAGAACAAGGAAACAAATTATTAGCGAGCCGTTTTCGAGGCGATTGCTTATACATTTGCGATTGGCCTGGATGCGTTCACGCTGAGGAGAAGCGAAATTACATGCTTTTCAGAGGCATTTTCAAGAATTTTAAGAAATCTCGGGTGTGGAGGACGATAAATGATGGGAACAGGGGCAAGATCAATCTGAATTGCGCGTTTTGCTCTTGCAAAGAGACTTGGGATTTGCATTCTGCTTTCTGTTTGAGGCGTGTGTTCGGGTACCATGACGATGGAGAGCCTGTTGTACGAGCTTTTGTCTGTGAGAATGGACATGTTTCTGGTGCTTGGACTGATTTGCCTTTGTACACTTAG
- the LOC18613553 gene encoding beta-glucosidase 11 isoform X2 has protein sequence MRSLIFLLIRILLHMRIAVLCADKYSRYDFPPGFVFGSATAAYQVEGAASEDGRTPSIWDTFAHAGYANGATGDVAVDQYHKYKEDVKLMAEMGLDAYRFSISWSRLIPNGRGPLNPKGVQYYNNLISELISHGIQPHVTLNNADLPQALEDEYGGWINRKIVKDFTAYANVCFREFGDRVSYWTTVNEPNVFAIGGYDQGVIPPRHCSSPFGINCTRGDSSTEPYTVVHNILLAHASAARLYKRKYQEKQNGFIGISIYTLGAIPNTNSTEDAMAAQRINDFYIGWIANPLVFGDYPDTMKEIVGSRIPTFTNHESELVRGSFDFLGVIHYTTCYVEDDPGSLVLKQRDFNIDVAAKIKNMEDIFLDSEYPILPWGLQVVLEYIKQVYGNPPLYILENGQRTQRNSTLEDTSGVEYLQAYIGSVLDAVRNGSDTRGYFSWSFLDVLEILDGYRSGFGFYYVDLDDPDLKRQPKLSAYWYSHFLKGGSVSSDKVIDLKNNFSALSPGHFRQ, from the exons ATGAGGAGTCTGATTTTCTTGCTAATTAGAATTCTGCTGCATATGCGAATAGCAGTGCTCTGCGCTGATAAGTATAGCAGATATGACTTTCCACCTGGCTTTGTCTTTGGTTCTGCCACCGCCGCTTATCAG GTGGAGGGAGCAGCAAGCGAAGATGGGAGGACTCCTAGCATTTGGGATACTTTTGCCCACGCTG GGTATGCTAATGGAGCCACCGGAGATGTAGCTGTTGATCAATACCACAAATACAAG GAAGATGTGAAACTTATGGCAGAAATGGGCTTAGATGCCTACAGGTTTTCTATCTCCTGGTCAAGGCTTATCCCAA ATGGAAGAGGACCTCTCAATCCAAAGGGTGTACAGTATTATAACAACCTCATCAGTGAACTAATCAGCCATG GAATACAGCCTCATGTTACTTTAAACAATGCTGATCTCCCACAGGCACTTGAAGATGAGTATGGAGGATGGATTAACCGAAAAATTGT GAAAGACTTCACAGCTTATGCAAATGTGTGCTTTAGAGAATTTGGGGACAGGGTTTCATATTGGACTACTGTGAATGAGCCCAACGTGTTTGCCATTGGAGGTTATGATCAGGGAGTTATTCCTCCTAGGCATTGCTCTTCACCTTTTGGAATAAACTGTACTAGAGGCGACTCCTCAACTGAGCCATACACAGTTGTTCATAATATATTGTTGGCACATGCATCAGCTGCAAGATTGTACAAGAGAAAGTATCAA GAAAAGCAGAATGGATTCATAGGTATTAGCATCTACACACTTGGTGCTATTCCTAATACAAACTCAACAGAGGATGCAATGGCAGCTCAAAGAATAAATGACTTCTACATTGGTTG GATTGCAAATCCCTTGGTGTTTGGAGATTATCCTGACACAATGAAAGAAATCGTTGGCTCCAGAATTCCTACCTTCACCAATCATGAATCTGAACTTGTTAGGGGTTCGTTTGACTTTTTGGGGGTAATACATTACACAACATGCTATGTCGAAGATGACCCTGGTAGTCTGGTACTGAAACAAAGAGACTTTAACATAGATGTAGCTGCAAAGATAAAGA ACATGGAAGATATTTTCTTGGATTCTGAG TATCCCATATTACCTTGGGGCCTGCAAGTAGTGCTGGAGTATATTAAGCAAGTTTACGGCAATCCTCCTCTTTACATTCTTGAAAATg GTCAGAGAACCCAGCGCAATTCAACCTTGGAAGACACATCGGGAGTGGAATATCTGCAAGCATATATTGGGAGTGTGCTGGATGCAGTAAG gaATGGATCGGATACAAGAGGGTACTTCTCATGGTCCTTCCTAGATGTGCTGGAGATACTGGATGGCTATCGATCAGGTTTTGGCTTTTATTATGTAGATTTGGATGATCCGGATTTAAAGAGACAACCTAAGCTTTCTGCATATTGGTATTCCCATTTTCTCAAGGGAGGAAGCGTCAGTTCGGACAAAGTGATCGATCTCAAGAATAATTTCTCTGCTCTTTCCCCCGGCCATTTCCGCCAGTAG
- the LOC18613553 gene encoding beta-glucosidase 11 isoform X4 yields the protein MTFHLALSLVLPPPLISNTWKVEGAASEDGRTPSIWDTFAHAGYANGATGDVAVDQYHKYKEDVKLMAEMGLDAYRFSISWSRLIPNGRGPLNPKGVQYYNNLISELISHGIQPHVTLNNADLPQALEDEYGGWINRKIVKDFTAYANVCFREFGDRVSYWTTVNEPNVFAIGGYDQGVIPPRHCSSPFGINCTRGDSSTEPYTVVHNILLAHASAARLYKRKYQEKQNGFIGISIYTLGAIPNTNSTEDAMAAQRINDFYIGWIANPLVFGDYPDTMKEIVGSRIPTFTNHESELVRGSFDFLGVIHYTTCYVEDDPGSLVLKQRDFNIDVAAKIKNMEDIFLDSEYPILPWGLQVVLEYIKQVYGNPPLYILENGQRTQRNSTLEDTSGVEYLQAYIGSVLDAVRNGSDTRGYFSWSFLDVLEILDGYRSGFGFYYVDLDDPDLKRQPKLSAYWYSHFLKGGSVSSDKVIDLKNNFSALSPGHFRQ from the exons ATGACTTTCCACCTGGCTTTGTCTTTGGTTCTGCCACCGCCGCTTATCAG TAACACATGGAAGGTGGAGGGAGCAGCAAGCGAAGATGGGAGGACTCCTAGCATTTGGGATACTTTTGCCCACGCTG GGTATGCTAATGGAGCCACCGGAGATGTAGCTGTTGATCAATACCACAAATACAAG GAAGATGTGAAACTTATGGCAGAAATGGGCTTAGATGCCTACAGGTTTTCTATCTCCTGGTCAAGGCTTATCCCAA ATGGAAGAGGACCTCTCAATCCAAAGGGTGTACAGTATTATAACAACCTCATCAGTGAACTAATCAGCCATG GAATACAGCCTCATGTTACTTTAAACAATGCTGATCTCCCACAGGCACTTGAAGATGAGTATGGAGGATGGATTAACCGAAAAATTGT GAAAGACTTCACAGCTTATGCAAATGTGTGCTTTAGAGAATTTGGGGACAGGGTTTCATATTGGACTACTGTGAATGAGCCCAACGTGTTTGCCATTGGAGGTTATGATCAGGGAGTTATTCCTCCTAGGCATTGCTCTTCACCTTTTGGAATAAACTGTACTAGAGGCGACTCCTCAACTGAGCCATACACAGTTGTTCATAATATATTGTTGGCACATGCATCAGCTGCAAGATTGTACAAGAGAAAGTATCAA GAAAAGCAGAATGGATTCATAGGTATTAGCATCTACACACTTGGTGCTATTCCTAATACAAACTCAACAGAGGATGCAATGGCAGCTCAAAGAATAAATGACTTCTACATTGGTTG GATTGCAAATCCCTTGGTGTTTGGAGATTATCCTGACACAATGAAAGAAATCGTTGGCTCCAGAATTCCTACCTTCACCAATCATGAATCTGAACTTGTTAGGGGTTCGTTTGACTTTTTGGGGGTAATACATTACACAACATGCTATGTCGAAGATGACCCTGGTAGTCTGGTACTGAAACAAAGAGACTTTAACATAGATGTAGCTGCAAAGATAAAGA ACATGGAAGATATTTTCTTGGATTCTGAG TATCCCATATTACCTTGGGGCCTGCAAGTAGTGCTGGAGTATATTAAGCAAGTTTACGGCAATCCTCCTCTTTACATTCTTGAAAATg GTCAGAGAACCCAGCGCAATTCAACCTTGGAAGACACATCGGGAGTGGAATATCTGCAAGCATATATTGGGAGTGTGCTGGATGCAGTAAG gaATGGATCGGATACAAGAGGGTACTTCTCATGGTCCTTCCTAGATGTGCTGGAGATACTGGATGGCTATCGATCAGGTTTTGGCTTTTATTATGTAGATTTGGATGATCCGGATTTAAAGAGACAACCTAAGCTTTCTGCATATTGGTATTCCCATTTTCTCAAGGGAGGAAGCGTCAGTTCGGACAAAGTGATCGATCTCAAGAATAATTTCTCTGCTCTTTCCCCCGGCCATTTCCGCCAGTAG
- the LOC18613552 gene encoding beta-glucosidase 11 isoform X2, with translation MKRSLSLLVLIPVLLNLTVAVLSADTYSRYDFPPGFIFGSATSAYQVEGAASEDGRTPSIWDTFTHAGYANGATGDIAADHYHKDKEDVKLMAEMGLDAYRFSISWSRLIPNGRGPVNPKGLEFYNNLIDELISHGTLPHVTLNNYDLPQALEDEHGGWIDRRIVKDFTAYADVCFREFGDRVSYWTTVNEPNVFAIGGSDQGISPPKHCSPPFGTNCTRGNSCSEPYIAVHNILLAHASAARLYRIKYQGKQQGFIGLSIFAFGAVPSTNSTEDVMATQRMVDFYIGLQTPWCLEIIPTQ, from the exons atgaagaggaGTCTCTCCTTGTTGGTGCTAATACCAGTTCTGCTAAACTTGACTGTAGCAGTGCTTAGCGCTGATACGTATAGCAGATATGACTTCCCACCTGGCTTTATCTTTGGTTCTGCCACCTCTGCTTATCAG GTGGAGGGAGCAGCAAGTGAAGATGGGAGGACTCCTAGCATTTGGGATACCTTTACGCATGCTG GGTATGCAAATGGAGCCACTGGAGACATAGCTGCTGATCATTACCACAAAGACAAG GAAGATGTGAAACTCATGGCAGAAATGGGCTTGGATGCCTACAGGTTTTCCATCTCCTGGTCAAGACTTATCCCAA ATGGAAGAGGACCTGTCAATCCAAAGGGTTTAGAGTTTTACAACAATCTCATCGATGAACTAATCAGCCATG GAACACTACCTCATGTTACTTTGAACAATTATGATCTTCCACAGGCACTTGAAGATGAGCATGGAGGATGGATTGACCGAAGGATTGT GAAAGACTTCACAGCTTATGCAGATGTATGCTTCCGAGAATTTGGGGACAGAGTTTCATATTGGACTACTGTGAATGAGCCCAATGTGTTTGCCATTGGAGGTTCTGATCAGGGAATTTCTCCTCCTAAGCATTGTTCTCCTCCATTTGGAACAAACTGTACAAGAGGCAACTCCTGCTCGGAGCCATACATAGCCGTCCATAACATCTTGTTGGCGCACGCGTCAGCCGCAAGATTGTACCGGATAAAGTATCAA GGAAAGCAGCAGGGATTCATAGGTCTTAGCATCTTTGCTTTTGGGGCTGTTCCTTCTACAAACTCAACGGAAGATGTAATGGCAACTCAAAGAATGGTGGACTTCTATATTG
- the LOC18613557 gene encoding serine/arginine-rich-splicing factor SR34 isoform X1 — translation MSSRSSRTLYVGNLPGDVREREVEDLFYKYGPIAHIDLKIPPRPPGYAFVEFEEARDAEDAIRGRDGYDFGGHRLRVELAHGGRGRSSVDRHSSFSGGRGRGPSRRSEYRVLVTGLPSSASWQDLKDHMRRAGDVCFSQVFRDGSGTTGIVDYTNYDDMKYAIKKLDDSEFRNAFSRAYVRVREYDSKRDSSRSPSRGRSLSRSRSRSRSRSRSRSRSRSRGRSYSRSKSHSKSPRAKPSRKSPAKSRSRSASRSRSASRTRSLSRSRSRSRSPLPSRQKGRSKSPKRRTVSRSPSGSRSRSRSKSLSRS, via the exons atgagtAGCCGTTCGAGTCGAACTCTGTATGTTGGGAATCTTCCTGGCGATGTACGCGAGAGGGAAGTGGAAGATTTGTTTTACAAG TATGGTCCTATAGCCCATATTGACCTGAAAATTCCACCGAGGCCTCCAGGTTATGCATTTGTTGAG tttgaaGAGGCTCGAGATGCTGAAGATGCTATTCGTGGTCGTGATGGCTATGATTTTGGAGGACATCGTTTGCGG GTTGAACTTGCACATGGTGGGCGTGGGCGTTCATCAGTAGATCGTCATAGCAGTTTTAGTGGTGGGCGTGGGCGTGGGCCATCCAGACGTTCTGAATATCGTG TGTTAGTCACTGGATTGCCATCTTCTGCTTCATGGCAGGACCTTAAG GATCACATGCGTCGAGCTGGGGATGTTTGTTTTTCTCAAGTTTTCCGTGATGGTAGTG GAACAACAGGGATTGTGGACTACACCAACTATGATGATATGAAATATGCT ATTAAGAAACTTGATGACTCTGAGTTTCGGAATGCATTTTCTCGGGCTTATGTTCGG GTTAGGGAATATGATTCTAAGCGGGACTCCTCTAGAAGCCCTAGTCGTGGTCGATCACTCTCAAGAAGCCGTAGCCGGAGCCGAAGCCGTAGTCGCAGCCGTAGCCGCAGCCGCAGTCGTGGACGGAGCTATAGTCGGAGCAAGAGCCACAg CAAGTCTCCAAGAGCAAAACCTTCGCGAAAGTCACCAGCAAAGTCAAGATCTAGGTCTGCTTCTCGTTCCCGCTCTGCATCAAGGACTCGCTCTTTGTCAAG ATCTCGATCAAGATCCAGATCTCCTTTGCCTTCt CGTCAAAAAGGAAGGAGTAAGAGTCCAAAAAGACGCACTGTTAGCAGGAGTCCAAGTGGGAGCAGAAGCAGGAGTAGGAGCAAGAGTTTATCCAGGTCTTGA
- the LOC18613557 gene encoding serine/arginine-rich-splicing factor SR34 isoform X2, which translates to MSSRSSRTLYVGNLPGDVREREVEDLFYKYGPIAHIDLKIPPRPPGYAFVEFEEARDAEDAIRGRDGYDFGGHRLRVELAHGGRGRSSVDRHSSFSGGRGRGPSRRSEYRVLVTGLPSSASWQDLKDHMRRAGDVCFSQVFRDGSGTTGIVDYTNYDDMKYAIKKLDDSEFRNAFSRAYVRVREYDSKRDSSRSPSRGRSLSRSRSRSRSRSRSRSRSRSRGRSYSRSKSHSKSPRAKPSRKSPAKSRSRSASRSRSASRTRSLSRSRSRSRSPLPSRQKGRSKSPKRRTVSRSPSGSRSRSRSKSLSR; encoded by the exons atgagtAGCCGTTCGAGTCGAACTCTGTATGTTGGGAATCTTCCTGGCGATGTACGCGAGAGGGAAGTGGAAGATTTGTTTTACAAG TATGGTCCTATAGCCCATATTGACCTGAAAATTCCACCGAGGCCTCCAGGTTATGCATTTGTTGAG tttgaaGAGGCTCGAGATGCTGAAGATGCTATTCGTGGTCGTGATGGCTATGATTTTGGAGGACATCGTTTGCGG GTTGAACTTGCACATGGTGGGCGTGGGCGTTCATCAGTAGATCGTCATAGCAGTTTTAGTGGTGGGCGTGGGCGTGGGCCATCCAGACGTTCTGAATATCGTG TGTTAGTCACTGGATTGCCATCTTCTGCTTCATGGCAGGACCTTAAG GATCACATGCGTCGAGCTGGGGATGTTTGTTTTTCTCAAGTTTTCCGTGATGGTAGTG GAACAACAGGGATTGTGGACTACACCAACTATGATGATATGAAATATGCT ATTAAGAAACTTGATGACTCTGAGTTTCGGAATGCATTTTCTCGGGCTTATGTTCGG GTTAGGGAATATGATTCTAAGCGGGACTCCTCTAGAAGCCCTAGTCGTGGTCGATCACTCTCAAGAAGCCGTAGCCGGAGCCGAAGCCGTAGTCGCAGCCGTAGCCGCAGCCGCAGTCGTGGACGGAGCTATAGTCGGAGCAAGAGCCACAg CAAGTCTCCAAGAGCAAAACCTTCGCGAAAGTCACCAGCAAAGTCAAGATCTAGGTCTGCTTCTCGTTCCCGCTCTGCATCAAGGACTCGCTCTTTGTCAAG ATCTCGATCAAGATCCAGATCTCCTTTGCCTTCt CGTCAAAAAGGAAGGAGTAAGAGTCCAAAAAGACGCACTGTTAGCAGGAGTCCAAGTGGGAGCAGAAGCAGGAGTAGGAGCAAGAGTTTATCCAG GTAA
- the LOC18613554 gene encoding beta-glucosidase 11, which yields MRSLYSLQMIVMINLAVAVLCADKYSRSDFPPGFVFGSATSAYQVEGAASEDGRAPSIWDTFAHAGYANGATGDITVDQYHKYQEDVHLMAAMGLDAYRFSISWSRLIPNGRGPVNPKGLNYYNNLINELISHGIQPHVTLHNFDLPQALEDEYGGWINRRIVNDFTTYAEVCFQEFGDRVPYWTTVNEPDVFAVGGYDGGITPPRHCSPPFGVNCTRGNSSSEPYIAVHNILLAHASAARLYKKKYQGKQHGFIGISIYTTGNFPLTNSVEDAIATQRANDFFVGWIVNPLVFGDYPHTMKKIAGSRIPTFTNHESELVRGSFDFLGVIHYSSYYVEDDPGSWELKQRDYNTDLAVKISNVGNASLTYELPILPWGLQAVLEYFKQVYENPPIYILENGQRNRRNSTMEDTSRVNYLHAYIGSVLDAVRNGSNTRGYFAWSFLDVFELLDGYESGYGFYYVDLDDPDLKRYPKLSAHWYSHFLKGGSISSDVLIKLKQNFFALSQGHFSQ from the exons ATGAGGAGTCTGTATTCCTTGCAAATGATAGTTATGATAAATTTGGCAGTGGCAGTGCTTTGCGCTGATAAATATAGCAGATCCGACTTTCCGCCTGGATTTGTCTTTGGTTCTGCTACCTCTGCTTATCAG GTGGAGGGAGCAGCAAGTGAAGATGGGAGGGCTCCTAGCATTTGGGATACTTTTGCTCACGCTG GGTATGCAAATGGAGCCACTGGAGACATAACGGTTGATCAATACCATAAATACCAG GAGGATGTGCACCTTATGGCAGCAATGGGCTTAGATGCCTACAGATTTTCCATCTCATGGTCAAGACTAATCCCAA ATGGAAGGGGGCCTGTCAATCCAAAGGGCCTAAACTATTACAACAATCTCATTAACGAATTAATCAGCCATG GAATACAACCTCATGTTACTTTACACAATTTTGATCTTCCACAGGCACTTGAAGATGAATATGGAGGATGGATTAACCGAAGGATTGT GAATGATTTCACCACTTATGCTGAAGTATGCTTCCAAGAATTTGGAGACAGGGTTCCATATTGGACTACTGTGAATGAGCCCGATGTATTTGCAGTTGGAGGTTATGATGGAGGGATTACTCCTCCTAGGCACTGCTCTCCTCCATTTGGAGTAAACTGCACAAGAGGAAACTCCTCATCCGAGCCCTACATAGCCGTTCATAATATCTTGTTGGCTCATGCATCAGCTGCAAGATTGTACAAGAAAAAGTATCAA GGAAAGCAGCATGGGTTCATAGGTATTAGCATCTATACAACTGGCAATTTTCCTCTAACAAATTCAGTAGAGGATGCCATTGCAACTCAAAGAGCCAATGACTTCTTTGTTGGTTG GATTGTAAACCCCTTGGTGTTTGGAGATTATCCTCACACGATGAAGAAAATTGCAGGCTCCAGAATTCCTACATTTACCAATCATGAATCTGAACTGGTTAGGGGTTCTTTTGATTTCTTAGGGGTGATTCATTACAGCTCATATTATGTGGAAGATGACCCTGGAAGTTGGGAATTGAAGCAAAGAGACTATAACACAGATTTAGCTGTAAAGATATCCA ATGTAGGGAATGCTTCATTGACTTACGAG TTGCCCATACTGCCTTGGGGCTTGCAAGCAGTGCTGGAGTATTTCAAGCAAGTTTATGAAAATCCCCCTATTTACATTCTTGAAAATG GTCAGAGAAACAGGCGCAATTCAACAATGGAAGACACCTCGAGGGTAAACTATTTGCATGCCTACATTGGAAGTGTACTTGATGCTGTGAG GAATGGATCAAATACAAGAGGGTACTTTGCATGGTCCTTCCTGGATGTATTTGAGTTGCTGGATGGCTATGAATCAGGCTACGGCTTCTACTACGTAGATTTGGACGACCCCGATTTGAAAAGATACCCTAAGCTTTCTGCGCATTGGTATTCCCATTTTCTCAAGGGAGGAAGCATCAGTTCAGATGTACTAATCAAGCTCAAGCAAAACTTCTTTGCTCTTTCGCAGGGCCATTTCTCCCAGTAG